In the genome of Deinococcus sp. YIM 134068, one region contains:
- the uxaC gene encoding glucuronate isomerase translates to MARTWEVPETFLFGPDKAQKEVALDLYSSVEGLGIVAPHGHVNPGLLADPQARFLHPHDLLVKHDHYLFRLLYSRGVPLEALGVGQEDYDARAAWQTFCTHFHLFDGTPSGLWLRLELTRLFGVTEKPCAANAGAIYEQIDALLNTPDFTPRALYRRFGLEVLATTDPATADLSQHARAQADGFNVVPTFRPDAALHFARPDWRTNLQALEQCGGRSIERYATLLDVLRERRAQFKAHGARASDHDAAQVNLAPLSGGEAEKLFDLALGGQLTPEQAYRLEGHALFDQARLSAEEDGLVMQLHLGSVRNHNPLLFRRYGPDMGSDIPQRVNWTAGLRDLLAAFGNHPNFRAILFTLDESTYTRELAPLAGHYPALRLGPPWWFFDSVLGIERYLDAVTETATLHNTAGFNDDTRAFASIPARHEVWRRTVANWLARQVLRDILDLEEARHLARLTARELALQAYRFDSPVVAPVLAAST, encoded by the coding sequence ATGGCCCGCACCTGGGAGGTGCCGGAAACCTTCTTGTTCGGCCCGGACAAGGCCCAGAAGGAGGTGGCCCTGGACCTCTATTCCAGTGTGGAGGGACTGGGGATCGTCGCGCCACACGGTCACGTGAATCCGGGGCTGCTGGCCGACCCGCAGGCGCGCTTTCTGCATCCGCACGACCTGTTGGTCAAGCATGACCACTACCTGTTCCGGCTGCTGTACAGCCGGGGCGTCCCGCTCGAGGCCCTCGGCGTGGGGCAGGAGGACTACGATGCCCGCGCCGCCTGGCAGACCTTCTGCACCCACTTTCACCTGTTCGACGGCACCCCCAGCGGGCTGTGGCTGCGGCTGGAACTCACCCGGCTGTTCGGCGTCACCGAGAAGCCCTGCGCCGCGAACGCCGGGGCCATCTACGAGCAGATCGACGCCCTGCTGAACACGCCGGACTTCACTCCCCGTGCGCTCTACCGGAGGTTCGGCCTCGAGGTGCTGGCGACCACCGACCCCGCCACGGCTGACCTCTCGCAGCATGCCAGGGCGCAGGCCGACGGCTTCAACGTGGTCCCCACGTTCCGGCCCGACGCGGCGCTGCACTTCGCCCGCCCGGACTGGCGCACGAACCTTCAGGCCCTGGAGCAGTGCGGCGGTCGGTCCATCGAGCGGTACGCCACCCTGCTGGACGTGCTGCGTGAACGCCGGGCGCAGTTCAAGGCCCACGGCGCGAGGGCCAGCGACCATGACGCGGCGCAGGTGAATCTCGCCCCGTTGTCCGGCGGCGAGGCGGAAAAGCTCTTTGACCTGGCGTTAGGGGGACAGCTCACCCCCGAGCAGGCGTACCGCCTGGAAGGTCACGCCCTGTTCGATCAGGCCCGGCTGAGCGCGGAGGAGGACGGCCTGGTCATGCAGCTTCACCTCGGCTCGGTACGCAACCACAACCCGCTGCTGTTCCGCCGGTACGGGCCGGACATGGGCAGCGACATCCCGCAGCGGGTGAACTGGACGGCGGGACTCAGGGACCTGCTTGCGGCCTTCGGGAACCACCCGAACTTCCGCGCCATCCTGTTCACGCTGGACGAGAGCACCTACACCCGCGAACTCGCGCCGCTGGCCGGACATTACCCCGCCCTGCGGCTCGGACCGCCCTGGTGGTTTTTCGACAGCGTGCTGGGCATCGAGCGGTATCTGGACGCGGTGACGGAAACGGCCACGCTCCACAACACGGCGGGCTTCAACGACGATACCCGCGCCTTCGCCAGCATTCCCGCACGGCATGAGGTCTGGCGGCGCACGGTCGCGAACTGGCTCGCCCGGCAGGTCCTGCGCGACATCCTGGACCTCGAGGAGGCGCGGCACCTGGCCCGGCTGACCGCCAGAGAACTCGCCTTGCAGGCCTACAGGTTCGACTCGCCGGTCGTGGCACCGGTCCTGGCCGCGTCGACGTGA
- a CDS encoding SDR family oxidoreductase, whose product MSGLLTEQMLEGQRAVVTGGSGILGRRLALALAEDGATVYVGGTREESARQAIDAVLEAHPQAQDLRPRLLPLAVNVLDPASLHAAARRTEEEGGTDILVNAAGGNRPEASVGPEQEFFDLDLLAVDEVIRLNLTGTLAATQAFSRGMTGRGRGSIVNIASMSGLRPLTRVVGYSASKAALLNFTQWLAVEFAQKYGPGLRVNAISPGFFLTEQNRYLMLGEQGEPTERARRILAHTPQGRFGVPDDLVSALRWLVSPHSAFITGTNIPVDGGFSAFGGV is encoded by the coding sequence GTGAGCGGTCTTCTCACAGAGCAGATGCTGGAGGGTCAGCGGGCGGTCGTCACGGGCGGCAGCGGCATCCTGGGGCGTCGGCTGGCGCTGGCCCTCGCGGAGGACGGGGCCACCGTCTATGTGGGCGGCACCCGGGAGGAGAGTGCCCGGCAGGCCATCGACGCCGTTCTGGAGGCCCATCCACAGGCCCAGGACCTCCGCCCCCGGCTGCTGCCCCTGGCCGTCAACGTTCTGGACCCCGCCTCCCTGCACGCGGCGGCCCGGCGGACCGAGGAGGAGGGCGGCACCGACATTCTGGTCAACGCCGCCGGGGGGAACCGACCCGAAGCGTCGGTGGGACCGGAGCAGGAGTTCTTCGACCTCGACCTCCTGGCCGTCGACGAGGTGATTCGCCTGAACCTGACCGGAACCCTGGCGGCCACCCAGGCGTTCAGCCGGGGGATGACCGGGCGGGGCAGGGGGTCTATCGTGAATATCGCCAGCATGTCGGGCCTCCGGCCACTCACGCGGGTGGTGGGGTACAGCGCCAGCAAGGCCGCGCTCCTCAACTTCACCCAGTGGCTGGCGGTGGAATTCGCCCAGAAGTACGGTCCCGGCCTGCGGGTCAACGCCATCTCGCCGGGATTCTTCCTGACCGAGCAAAACCGTTACCTGATGCTGGGCGAGCAGGGCGAGCCGACCGAGCGGGCGCGCCGCATCCTGGCCCACACCCCGCAGGGGCGGTTCGGCGTGCCGGACGATCTCGTGAGTGCCCTGCGGTGGCTGGTGTCTCCGCACAGCGCGTTCATCACCGGGACGAATATTCCGGTGGATGGGGGCTTCAGCGCCTTCGGGGGCGTGTGA
- a CDS encoding carbohydrate ABC transporter permease, giving the protein MTVPATAVPTEAPRAVLRRSRRKKNPLWQVLALLLAVFFLLPVIWVVLSSFKSGAELFAFPPTLLPTEPTPANYQNALTTGNFGLYASNSLFVAVMSTLLALFTNSLAAFALAKYRFKGRGFLFLLTLATIMIPLQVIMVPIFLVLRQIGLTDSLWGIIIPPAATPTGVFLLRQYMLSIPDEILEAARVDGASEWGIYWRIILPLSIPALATLAIFSFTWRWNDFVWPFIVLTSENKSTLQLALARLVGQFGVDWSTLLAATVITMLPMLVVFLLLQRYFLSSTTAGSVKG; this is encoded by the coding sequence GTGACGGTTCCTGCTACTGCCGTTCCCACCGAAGCGCCCCGCGCCGTGCTGCGCCGATCGAGGCGCAAGAAAAACCCCCTGTGGCAGGTGCTGGCGCTGCTGCTGGCCGTGTTCTTCCTGCTGCCGGTGATCTGGGTGGTCCTCTCCAGCTTCAAGTCCGGTGCGGAGCTGTTCGCCTTCCCGCCGACTCTGCTCCCCACGGAACCCACCCCGGCCAACTACCAGAATGCGCTGACGACCGGGAATTTCGGCCTGTACGCCAGCAACAGTCTGTTCGTCGCGGTCATGAGTACGCTGCTGGCCCTCTTCACCAACTCGCTGGCGGCCTTCGCGCTGGCGAAGTACCGCTTCAAGGGCCGGGGGTTTCTGTTCCTGCTGACGCTGGCGACCATCATGATTCCCCTTCAGGTCATCATGGTGCCGATCTTTCTGGTGCTGCGGCAGATCGGCCTGACAGACTCGCTGTGGGGCATCATCATTCCCCCTGCCGCGACGCCCACCGGGGTCTTCCTGCTGCGCCAGTACATGCTCAGCATTCCCGACGAGATTCTGGAGGCCGCCCGCGTGGACGGCGCGAGCGAGTGGGGTATCTACTGGCGCATCATCCTGCCGCTGAGCATCCCGGCGCTGGCGACCCTGGCGATTTTCAGTTTCACCTGGCGCTGGAACGACTTCGTGTGGCCCTTCATCGTGCTGACCAGCGAGAACAAATCGACCCTGCAACTGGCGCTGGCGCGGCTGGTGGGCCAGTTCGGCGTGGACTGGAGTACCCTTCTGGCCGCTACCGTGATCACGATGCTTCCCATGCTGGTGGTGTTCCTGCTGTTGCAACGCTACTTCCTGAGCAGCACTACGGCGGGCAGCGTGAAGGGTTAA
- a CDS encoding carbohydrate ABC transporter permease: protein MNYRTRKGLVPYLFVAPNTLIFSLFVLLPMIYGLGFSLFDGNFTTGLGNFVGLQNYQELLQDGAFLRALLNTLWYVGAVVVMVVVLSLALALMLKETTLASSIARVGFYLPVILSPVVVGVAWRWMFGTELGIINALLTMTGGSPIPWLTDVTWARVLVTLASVWSMTGFYMVLFIGGLNTIPTDMYEAAEVDGASPAQRFWKITVPLLVPTTMLVTILATINAFKAFEIILVLTSGGPGDSTKLLVQNIYQSAFEGGNPSYASAQSVVLFAVLMLLTFVQTRIARED, encoded by the coding sequence GTGAACTACCGCACCCGCAAAGGTCTCGTCCCCTACCTGTTCGTGGCCCCAAATACCCTGATTTTCAGTCTGTTCGTGCTGCTTCCCATGATCTACGGCCTGGGCTTCTCGCTCTTCGACGGGAACTTCACCACCGGGCTGGGAAACTTCGTCGGGTTGCAGAACTATCAGGAACTGCTCCAGGACGGTGCCTTCCTTCGCGCCCTGCTCAACACCCTGTGGTACGTGGGCGCGGTGGTGGTCATGGTGGTGGTGCTGAGCCTCGCGCTGGCGCTGATGCTCAAGGAAACCACCCTGGCGAGTTCCATCGCCCGCGTGGGGTTCTATCTGCCGGTCATCCTGTCGCCCGTGGTGGTGGGCGTGGCGTGGCGCTGGATGTTCGGAACGGAACTCGGCATCATCAACGCCCTGCTCACCATGACGGGCGGCAGCCCGATCCCCTGGCTCACGGACGTGACCTGGGCGCGGGTGCTGGTGACCCTCGCCAGCGTCTGGAGCATGACCGGGTTTTACATGGTGCTGTTCATCGGCGGGCTGAACACCATTCCCACCGACATGTACGAGGCGGCAGAGGTGGACGGGGCCAGCCCCGCGCAGCGTTTCTGGAAGATCACCGTGCCCCTGCTGGTGCCGACCACCATGCTGGTGACGATCCTGGCGACCATCAACGCCTTCAAGGCCTTCGAGATCATCCTGGTCCTGACCAGCGGCGGTCCCGGCGACAGCACCAAACTTCTGGTGCAGAACATCTACCAGAGCGCCTTTGAGGGTGGAAACCCCAGTTACGCCAGCGCCCAGTCGGTGGTGCTGTTCGCGGTGCTGATGCTGCTGACCTTCGTCCAGACCCGGATCGCCAGAGAAGACTGA
- a CDS encoding ABC transporter substrate-binding protein: MRRFAALLAALSLASAQAKTDLQVVWFTEAPAEQTIFDKYVLMYEKANPDVDVSVTYVPFQQLTQKLQLMVAGKTPPDVARVVTANIAEFDPVASDLGKYTNGTTFANQFLSSQVPYIKKGNRVIGAPLDVTANGLFYNKDCFREAKVAVPTNPLRPWTWAQWRQALETVTKNSKCRFGLSFDYTTLRFSTMLYQAGGRYLDASGKKMAVNTPQSERAIDFFADMVKDGLIPRSQWLSGEDPSSLFKSGLSAMYMSGNWNLTQLSQVKNFQWGVAPLPKDKIRSTVPGGKFLMGFKDSRNPAEGAKFIQWLTGKDINIAFSKDNMTLSARKDARGVKYGTFDDEIAIYQSDLSITPSYVGRDWSNPAMAKINTFIRDQIVKVLLGQQTSKQALEAITAEGNKNLK, from the coding sequence ATGAGACGTTTCGCCGCATTGCTCGCCGCGCTGTCCCTCGCCAGTGCCCAGGCCAAGACCGACCTTCAGGTCGTGTGGTTCACGGAGGCCCCGGCAGAGCAGACCATTTTCGACAAGTACGTCCTGATGTACGAGAAGGCCAACCCGGACGTGGATGTGAGCGTCACCTACGTTCCCTTCCAGCAGCTCACGCAGAAACTGCAACTGATGGTGGCCGGGAAAACTCCGCCGGACGTGGCCCGTGTGGTCACGGCGAACATCGCGGAGTTCGACCCGGTGGCGTCCGATCTGGGCAAGTACACCAACGGGACCACCTTCGCCAATCAGTTCCTCTCCTCACAGGTGCCCTACATCAAGAAGGGCAACCGCGTGATCGGGGCACCGCTCGACGTCACCGCCAACGGGCTGTTCTACAACAAGGACTGCTTCAGGGAAGCCAAGGTGGCCGTCCCGACCAATCCCCTGCGCCCGTGGACCTGGGCACAGTGGCGTCAGGCCCTGGAAACGGTGACCAAGAACAGCAAGTGCCGCTTTGGCCTGAGCTTCGATTACACGACCCTGCGGTTCAGCACCATGCTGTACCAGGCCGGTGGGCGCTACCTTGATGCCAGTGGCAAGAAGATGGCGGTGAACACGCCGCAGTCGGAGCGCGCCATCGACTTCTTCGCCGACATGGTCAAGGATGGTCTCATTCCCAGGAGCCAGTGGCTGTCCGGCGAGGACCCCTCCAGCCTGTTCAAGAGCGGACTCAGCGCCATGTACATGAGCGGCAACTGGAACCTCACGCAACTGAGCCAGGTCAAGAATTTCCAGTGGGGTGTGGCTCCGCTGCCCAAGGACAAGATTCGCAGCACCGTGCCCGGCGGCAAGTTCCTGATGGGGTTCAAGGACAGCAGGAACCCGGCGGAGGGCGCGAAGTTCATCCAGTGGCTCACCGGCAAGGACATCAACATCGCCTTTTCCAAGGACAACATGACCCTCTCGGCCCGCAAGGACGCCAGGGGCGTGAAGTACGGCACCTTCGACGATGAGATCGCCATCTACCAGAGCGACCTGAGCATCACGCCCAGTTACGTGGGCAGGGACTGGTCGAATCCCGCCATGGCGAAGATCAACACGTTCATCCGCGACCAGATCGTCAAGGTGCTGCTGGGCCAGCAGACCAGCAAGCAGGCGCTGGAGGCCATCACGGCAGAGGGCAACAAGAACCTGAAATAA
- a CDS encoding TIM-barrel domain-containing protein yields MRVTLGEGGPLPESRLLHLNEDGPAELTVSVQDSPYALQWAYQEQPFLEDHPERAYVWTRDGNIRHTRVQAPEDLTFGVGEVSGPLQKNGRRYTLTPRDALGYDPETGDPMYKHWPVIVTRRGEVWSALIYDQPQPMTIDCGCERHAYNGFYTFTEVQGDWLRYVVVAAATLPTLLTRLTTLLGRPDMPPRWSLGYLASSMAYTDAPDPVSALLGFAAEVRRRDVPCDGMHLSSGYSMHDGKRFVFEWNRQTVPDPEALIAGLHRQGIRTIANIKPALLLEHPKYATLQEQGAFLRDETGETQVAMFWGGDGSWLDFTNPVAREWWQTQVRTEVLERGIDGVWNDNNEFALDAPMFGVDGRPTFPSEQILGMATASAAAQREQSARTHLRPFLITRSASLGTQRLAQTWSGDNLTSWKNLRFNTSIGLGLGLSGYASNGHDVGGFVGDAPGAELLLRWIQHAVGYPRFSIHSWKNPPTEPWSHPEVEDAAREAIRLRYRLLPYLYSLFWEHTRTGAPIQRPLMYEFPDLMHDPGFDALLGPFLLFPQVGEGERQITRTLPGAWYDFHGGPCLSGTFTAPAPLERTPLLVREGAIVPVGPVMPSISAELDTERTLLLYPGQHSETTFTLYEDDGLTLAHQHGASTAIRFTFRCDDALELHSEVLHAGYRPRFDHIRVSLAVPDGRPLTFTGDLTASQAAPDPFILPFPTPKEDV; encoded by the coding sequence ATGCGGGTCACTCTGGGAGAGGGCGGCCCACTCCCCGAATCGCGTCTCCTGCACCTGAACGAGGACGGCCCGGCAGAACTGACCGTCAGTGTGCAGGACAGTCCCTACGCACTCCAGTGGGCCTATCAGGAACAGCCTTTCCTGGAAGATCATCCCGAGCGAGCCTACGTATGGACGCGCGACGGAAACATACGGCACACCCGTGTGCAGGCACCGGAGGACCTCACCTTCGGGGTCGGCGAGGTCAGCGGCCCGCTTCAGAAGAATGGACGGCGTTACACCCTGACCCCCAGAGACGCCCTGGGGTACGACCCGGAGACGGGCGACCCCATGTACAAGCACTGGCCGGTCATCGTGACCCGGCGGGGTGAGGTGTGGAGTGCCCTCATCTACGACCAGCCTCAGCCCATGACCATCGACTGCGGCTGCGAGCGGCACGCCTACAACGGCTTTTACACGTTCACGGAAGTGCAGGGCGACTGGCTGCGCTACGTCGTGGTGGCGGCGGCGACGCTCCCTACCCTGCTCACGCGCCTGACCACTCTCCTGGGCCGCCCGGACATGCCGCCGCGCTGGTCGCTGGGGTATCTGGCCTCCAGCATGGCCTACACGGACGCCCCCGACCCGGTGTCGGCCCTGCTCGGGTTCGCGGCGGAGGTGCGCCGCCGGGACGTGCCCTGCGACGGGATGCACCTCTCCAGCGGGTACTCCATGCACGACGGGAAGCGCTTCGTGTTCGAGTGGAACCGCCAGACTGTTCCCGATCCCGAGGCGTTGATCGCGGGCCTGCATCGGCAGGGCATCCGCACCATCGCCAACATCAAACCGGCGCTGCTGCTGGAGCACCCCAAATACGCCACGCTCCAGGAACAGGGGGCCTTTCTCCGGGACGAAACGGGCGAAACGCAGGTCGCCATGTTCTGGGGAGGGGACGGCTCATGGCTGGACTTCACGAATCCGGTCGCCCGTGAGTGGTGGCAGACCCAGGTCCGCACGGAGGTTCTGGAGCGCGGGATCGATGGGGTGTGGAACGACAACAACGAGTTCGCGCTGGACGCCCCGATGTTCGGCGTGGATGGGCGGCCCACCTTCCCGAGCGAGCAGATTCTGGGCATGGCGACCGCCTCCGCCGCCGCGCAGCGTGAGCAGTCGGCCCGGACCCACCTGCGCCCCTTCCTGATTACCCGCTCGGCCTCGCTGGGGACGCAACGGCTGGCCCAAACGTGGTCGGGCGACAACCTCACCAGCTGGAAGAACCTGCGGTTCAACACGTCCATCGGCCTGGGCCTGGGGCTGAGCGGGTATGCCAGCAACGGGCACGACGTGGGCGGCTTCGTGGGGGACGCGCCGGGGGCCGAGCTGCTGCTGCGCTGGATTCAGCACGCGGTGGGCTATCCGCGCTTTTCCATCCACTCGTGGAAGAATCCGCCCACCGAACCCTGGAGCCATCCGGAGGTCGAGGACGCCGCCCGTGAGGCCATCCGCCTGCGCTACCGTCTCCTGCCCTACCTGTACAGCCTGTTCTGGGAACACACCCGGACCGGCGCGCCCATTCAACGCCCGCTGATGTACGAGTTCCCCGACCTCATGCACGATCCGGGGTTCGACGCGTTGCTGGGGCCGTTCCTGCTGTTTCCCCAGGTGGGTGAAGGGGAGCGGCAGATTACCCGAACGCTGCCGGGGGCGTGGTACGACTTCCACGGCGGGCCATGCCTCAGCGGCACCTTCACCGCGCCGGCCCCGTTGGAACGGACGCCGCTGCTGGTCCGCGAAGGTGCCATCGTGCCCGTCGGCCCGGTCATGCCCTCTATCAGTGCGGAACTGGACACCGAACGCACGCTGCTGCTGTACCCCGGCCAGCACAGCGAAACCACCTTCACGCTGTACGAGGACGACGGGCTGACGCTGGCACATCAGCACGGTGCCTCCACCGCCATCCGCTTCACCTTCCGCTGTGACGACGCCCTGGAACTGCACAGCGAGGTGCTGCACGCTGGCTACCGGCCCCGCTTCGACCACATCCGCGTATCCCTCGCCGTGCCTGACGGGCGTCCCCTGACCTTCACGGGGGACCTGACGGCAAGTCAGGCCGCCCCCGATCCCTTCATTCTGCCCTTCCCAACTCCCAAGGAGGATGTATGA
- the polA gene encoding DNA polymerase I, with amino-acid sequence MTAPVPSPDTLVLIDGHALAFRSYFALPPLSSSKGEATHAILGFLRFTLRLARQASNQIIVVFDPPVKTFRHEQYEGYKSGRAQTPSDLPGQIDRIREVVDAIGFPRLEEPGFEADDVIASLTRMAEGKGFQVRIVTSDRDAYQLLDDHVRVIANDFALIGPDEVREKYGVTVRQWVDYRALTGDASDNIPGAKGIGPKTAAKLLQEYGDLDTVLARAQDGSLEPKGTREKLLASEADVRFSRDLSRMVTDLPLKVELGALRGAGDPARLEQLLDELELVSLKRELTTLGQPAPEISEPDPTPQEAPAEIEVGEWRTPGEGVTWGFVLSREDDLTADLLAAATYDGRVARVAPVEERPHEADGAMAVLQAASPEAPLLQDGSEETRPLTKAEQKAAEKARKAAEKTAQKAAALFPPTVSDAEFVGQRTVTAAGAKALAAHLSVRGTVVEPGDDPLLAAYLLDPANTNMPTVAERYLRVTWPADAAGRAVMTRRLLDELPAQLDEPRRKLYEEMEKPLAGVLTRMEVRGVRLDSEYIRGLAGATTSRIQELEAEIYRHAGREFPIRSRDQLEAVLYDELGLATGKKTKLTGKRSTAVSALEPLRDEHPIIPALLEYRELEKLRGTYLDPLPNLVNPRTGRLHTTFAQTAVATGRLSSLNPNLQNIPIRSELGREIRKGFVADEGYVLLSADYSQIELRLLAHIADDPLMQQAFREGADIHRRTAAQVLGLEEATVSSQQRRAAKTVNFGVLYGMSAHRLSNDLSISYSEAASFIDIYFSTYPGIRGYIERTLEFGREHGYVETLYGRRRYVPELKAQNRNVREAGERLTYNMPIQGTAADIIKVAMVQLDRELEALGARLLLQVHDELLIEVPGDRVDEASRLTREVMEGAARLSVPLAVEVGVGPNWYDTK; translated from the coding sequence ATGACTGCCCCCGTCCCCTCGCCCGATACGCTCGTCCTGATAGACGGGCACGCGCTGGCCTTCCGCTCGTATTTCGCGCTGCCGCCGCTGAGCAGCAGCAAGGGCGAGGCGACGCACGCCATCCTCGGGTTTCTGCGCTTCACGCTACGGCTGGCGCGGCAGGCGTCCAACCAGATCATCGTGGTGTTCGACCCGCCCGTGAAAACCTTCCGGCACGAGCAGTACGAGGGCTACAAGTCGGGCCGCGCGCAGACGCCCTCGGACCTGCCCGGCCAGATCGACCGCATTCGGGAGGTCGTGGACGCAATTGGTTTTCCCCGGCTGGAGGAACCCGGTTTCGAGGCCGACGACGTGATCGCCTCGCTGACCCGCATGGCCGAGGGCAAGGGCTTTCAGGTCCGCATCGTGACCTCCGACCGCGACGCCTACCAGCTCCTCGACGACCACGTGCGGGTGATCGCCAACGACTTCGCCCTGATCGGGCCGGACGAGGTGCGGGAGAAGTACGGCGTGACCGTGCGGCAGTGGGTGGACTACCGCGCGCTGACGGGCGACGCGAGCGACAATATCCCCGGCGCGAAGGGCATCGGGCCGAAGACGGCGGCGAAGCTGCTCCAGGAGTACGGCGACCTCGACACGGTGCTCGCCCGCGCGCAGGACGGAAGCCTCGAACCGAAGGGCACCCGCGAGAAGCTCCTCGCCTCGGAGGCCGACGTGCGCTTCAGCCGCGACCTATCGCGGATGGTGACGGACCTGCCGCTGAAGGTGGAACTGGGGGCGTTGCGCGGCGCGGGCGATCCGGCCCGGCTGGAGCAACTGCTCGACGAACTGGAACTCGTCAGCCTCAAGCGGGAGCTGACCACGCTGGGACAGCCCGCGCCGGAGATCAGCGAGCCGGACCCCACCCCGCAGGAGGCCCCCGCCGAGATCGAGGTGGGCGAGTGGCGCACCCCCGGCGAGGGCGTGACGTGGGGCTTCGTGCTGTCGCGCGAGGACGACCTGACCGCCGACCTGCTCGCGGCGGCGACCTACGACGGGCGGGTGGCGCGGGTGGCCCCCGTGGAGGAGCGACCCCACGAGGCCGACGGGGCGATGGCCGTGCTGCAAGCCGCCTCACCCGAGGCACCGCTTCTCCAGGACGGGTCGGAGGAGACGCGCCCCCTCACCAAAGCCGAGCAGAAGGCGGCGGAAAAGGCGAGGAAGGCCGCCGAGAAAACCGCACAGAAGGCCGCCGCGCTCTTTCCCCCCACCGTCTCCGACGCCGAGTTCGTCGGGCAGCGAACGGTGACGGCGGCGGGCGCGAAGGCGCTGGCGGCGCATCTCAGCGTGCGCGGAACCGTCGTGGAGCCGGGCGACGACCCCCTCCTCGCCGCCTACCTCCTCGACCCGGCGAACACGAACATGCCCACGGTGGCCGAGCGGTATCTGAGGGTGACGTGGCCCGCCGACGCCGCCGGACGCGCGGTGATGACGCGGCGGCTGCTGGACGAACTTCCTGCTCAACTCGATGAACCGCGCCGCAAACTCTACGAGGAGATGGAAAAACCGCTCGCAGGCGTGCTTACCCGCATGGAGGTGCGCGGCGTCCGGCTCGACAGCGAGTACATCCGGGGGCTGGCGGGGGCGACGACCTCGCGGATTCAGGAGTTGGAGGCCGAGATTTACCGCCATGCCGGGCGCGAGTTTCCCATCCGCAGCCGCGACCAACTGGAGGCCGTGCTGTACGACGAACTCGGCCTCGCCACGGGCAAGAAGACGAAGCTGACGGGCAAGCGGTCCACCGCCGTCTCCGCCCTCGAACCCCTGCGCGACGAGCATCCCATCATCCCGGCGCTCCTCGAATACCGCGAGCTGGAGAAGCTGCGCGGCACGTACCTCGATCCCCTCCCCAACCTCGTGAACCCGCGCACGGGGCGGCTCCACACCACCTTCGCGCAGACGGCGGTGGCGACGGGGCGGCTGAGCAGCCTGAACCCCAACCTCCAGAACATCCCCATCCGCTCGGAGCTGGGCCGCGAGATTCGCAAGGGCTTCGTCGCGGACGAGGGCTACGTGCTCCTCAGCGCCGACTACTCGCAGATCGAGCTGCGGCTGCTCGCGCATATCGCCGACGATCCCCTGATGCAGCAGGCGTTCCGGGAGGGGGCCGACATCCACCGCCGCACCGCCGCGCAGGTGCTGGGGCTGGAGGAGGCGACGGTCAGCTCCCAGCAGCGCCGCGCCGCGAAGACGGTCAACTTCGGCGTGCTGTACGGCATGAGCGCCCACCGCCTGAGCAACGACCTCTCCATCTCCTACAGCGAGGCAGCGTCCTTCATCGACATCTACTTCAGCACCTACCCGGGCATCCGGGGCTACATCGAGCGCACGCTGGAGTTCGGGCGCGAACACGGCTATGTGGAGACGCTGTACGGTCGCCGCCGCTACGTGCCCGAGCTGAAGGCGCAGAACCGCAACGTGCGCGAGGCCGGGGAGCGGCTGACCTACAACATGCCCATTCAGGGCACCGCCGCCGACATCATCAAGGTGGCGATGGTCCAGCTCGACCGCGAATTGGAGGCCCTGGGTGCCCGCCTCCTGCTGCAAGTCCACGACGAACTGCTGATCGAGGTGCCGGGGGACCGGGTGGACGAGGCGAGCCGCCTCACCCGCGAGGTGATGGAGGGCGCGGCGCGGCTCAGCGTGCCCCTCGCCGTGGAGGTCGGGGTGGGGCCGAACTGGTACGACACGAAGTGA